The following proteins come from a genomic window of Chanos chanos chromosome 15, fChaCha1.1, whole genome shotgun sequence:
- the hspb1 gene encoding heat shock protein beta-1, whose product MAERRIPFTFLRTPSWDPFRDWYQGSRLFDQAFGMPAFPEEHFAFPSTHWPGYIRQAVPGAEVVQAPVAQSPMMASPYARALSRQLSTGMSEIKQTQDTWKVSLDVNHFAPEELTVKTKDGVVEITGKHEERRDEHGYVSRCFTRKYTLPPGADVEKVSSCLSPEGVLTVEAPLPKPAIQGSEITIPVNVGSGVKKPVTDKPAGQE is encoded by the exons ATGGCCGAGAGGCGCATTCCCTTCACTTTCCTGCGCACGCCGAGCTGGGACCCCTTCCGAGACTGGTACCAGGGGAGCCGGCTTTTCGACCAGGCTTTCGGGATGCCCGCTTTCCCCGAGGAGCACTTCGCGTTCCCCAGCACCCACTGGCCCGGCTACATCCGCCAAGCCGTCCCCGGCGCCGAGGTGGTGCAGGCCCCCGTGGCGCAGTCTCCCATGATGGCTTCACCCTACGCCCGCGCCCTGTCCCGCCAGCTCAGCACCGGGATGTCCGAAATCAAACAGACCCAGGACACCTGGAAGGTTAGCCTAGACGTCAATCACTTTGCCCCCGAGGAGCTGACAGTGAAGACCAAGGATGGCGTGGTGGAAATCACCG GAAAGCAcgaggagagaagagatgaaCACGGTTACGTTTCCCGATGCTTCACTCGTAAATACAC ACTGCCTCCCGGTGCCGATGTTGAGAAAGTCAGCTCCTGCCTCTCCCCTGAGGGCGTGCTTACTGTAGAGGCTCCCCTGCCCAAACCGGCCATCCAGGGCTCAGAGATCACCATTCCCGTCAACGTAGGCAGCGGCGTAAAGAAGCCCGTCACTGATAAGCCAGCCGGACAGGAGTGA